The sequence below is a genomic window from Lolium perenne isolate Kyuss_39 chromosome 4, Kyuss_2.0, whole genome shotgun sequence.
TTTCATCTCTCCTGTCCCTTTTGCATAGTTGCAAGTTTGCAAGTGAAATATTCAGACACAGCTTGTGTGACATAGGCCACAAGATTATCACAGGAAGCAGGAAATACACGCATGGCTTTAAGTCCGCTTTAGTTGGTTGAAAAAAACGACCAGACTAGATTAAAATTAATATTCCTGTTTGAGAATCACTTCTTAATGTTAAGGTAACATTACATCTCAAAATAAGTTTCCTCTACTGGTGAAAACAGTGTGAAACACACTGAGTTGAGGACCTGAAGCGAAACAGAGATAGATGCACCTTTAGAAAAAAAGGCATTTGAGTATTTCTCCACATGAACTAATTCACTCTAAGCATGTGTTCTGATAACATCGATCACACTGTATTTTTCCATGTTTCAAGAGGAGTTAGCTAATCATATATAATACTCTAAATATGAACAGGGGCATAGGCCTTTCTGAAGTGGATAAGATTATACAAAAATGCCGTTTCTTTCCTGATGGCACAAAGAAGCGCTTGAAAGCAGGACAGGCAATTGATAAAAGGCGTGATACAACTTACCAATTGGTTCAAGCTGTGGTGTACAAGTACAATGATCATCACAAACTTTTTGGGGTTTGCTCTCTGTTCCCCTTTCCTCCAGCCTTACTCTGTACTGCTACCAGTACTGTTTGTGTATCATATTATCTTGCCCATTTATGTAACAATTAATCACACTCACTGAACAGATCCATGCTTCTTATTTCAGGATAGTGCATATGAAGTCAAAGATGTTCTGGGTGAGCCACCACTTTGGGAGGAAGACAACTGTAGGATGTACATGCATATGAATTTCACTGCAAAGACCAAAGGGCGTGATGATCTATTCTTTGCTGAAGTCACATATGTGAGTGGAGATGCTGCATTAGCGGTGAACTGTTGCTGCATTGTCAAATCTTTCGATAATGGTATTCTAACTCTTCTATCTCGACTTATGTACCGTTGAAATACATTTTGTGATTTGCAGTAGGTTGAACTTGCATGTTAGACAGTTCAGTGAATGTGTTTCTGTCTCTAGTAAATGATCCTTGTTTCATCTTGTCCATTATGCTTGAGTTTTGCATTTGTAATATTTCGATGTACACTGTTTATTACCTTCAATCGTCAGTCTTTTATTATGGTATTGTGACTGGTTGGTTTATCTTCTGATGACCCCCTCCCCCTCTTTTAAATAAAGGTCCCTGCTTTGCTTGTGGAACTACTATGAAGCACCCCAGCGATGGTATTGCATATAGTGGCGCTCGCAGGAATGGCTCATATTGCCTACCTTTCGGCAGTGGTCCTGTAAGAGTTACTTGGTGCCCCGACGAAGACGTATGTATAAGTGTTCTTTCCCTTTGCAAGCTAGCAGTTAACGTTTTATTGTTCCAATGTTCATTGCTAAGTACATGCCTTTTGCAGTCTGATGAAGAGGTGGAAAGACTGAGATCTCTGTTTGGGGTAATGGTGTATTCTTGTGCAGTATTAGGACCATCTATCTATTTGGATACTCATGGATTATTATTATAACTTGCTTCTGTATTTATTTTCTGTAGGGAGCTCGAGCCACTGCCCGTGTACCGCTTGAGGCTTAACTGTGTGCGAAGGCAAACTTAGATTGGCGCTTCTGGCCAATAAAGGTCTTCTTGCGTTTTCTAGTGACAACCTATAGTTTGCCATGATCAGCTGCTTTTTCACCTCAACCGGACAAGTTTGAGCTATTCTTGTCGCTAAGATGTTGAAAAGATAATATTTTTTTTATGTTTGGGATAGACCTAGTCATGATGAGCAACACTCTGAGTAAGTTGCTATATGAATTTATTGTATCTGATgataaaaaaatcatttttcaaAAGTAAATGGACAGATTTTTGAACACCCACGTATATTCACTGCCCCTGTTATATTCGTAGCAAGAAGTTAGCTGCTTTTGTAGGAGGAAAAACTATTTTATTAAAACCAATGGATGGAGAATCCAAAATACAAATCCATTTTCTTTCTGCTCACCAATTCGAGCTAGAGATTTAGTAGAAAAAGAATTATGTATGCCCAATGTTGTTACCTATGCTCAGTGTAACTCCATGGTCTTATTTTGTTGCTTGTGCCTTTGTCTTCAGTTGGCATCGTGGTAGGCTAAGGGTCTGTTCGTTTTTCGGACcgggtggaatggaatggaacggttccattccattccatcacATCTCATTCTGGTCCATTTTCTTGTTCGGTTGGTTTGAGAAAGAGTAGAATGGAACCAGATGTAACATGGAATTAATTAGCCTAACATAGCAATTAATTAGCCTAATGGCCTGGAGAGGAACAAGGAGGAGCGCCGACCGCCACGCCTCGGCAAGCACGGAGGAGCAGGGGGAGGGCTGCGCCTGGCCCGGCCGTGGCGCCGCCGCCCCTGGCCGCGAGCACGGAGGAGAGGAGGGCTGCCCCTGGCCCGgccgtggccgccgccgcctcggccgcGAGCGAGCGGTTCCACCTCGCCGCGCTCGGCAacctccgcgccgccgcgcccGACGACCTCCGCGCCGCCACGAGGCCGGCGTCGCCGCTCCCGACGACCTCCGCGCCAACGCGCCTCGCTCCGCCCAGCAACCTCCGGCCGTCACGCCTGGCTCCGGCGGCCTCCGCGCCTTGCTCTGCCCGGCTGCACGAGGTGAGAGAGAGATTAGGGATGATAGAGAGAGGATTAGGGAGAGGTGAGAGAGAGGAAAGCGGCCCGTTCCACTCGGTCCGGCCGATTTGGCCGGGCGAGTGCATTCCGCATGTAGATAGAATATTCCATTTCGTGGAACCGTTCCATTCCATTTTTCTGTCTAACCGAACACGAGAATGGGTCCCAGGTGTGGAACCGTTCCATTCCATTCTAGCTGGTTCTGAAACCGAACGGACCCTAAGAGAAGGCCATGCGGTGGGAGACTACcaattggaaataagcaagtactcTAGCGAAAAGTCACTCTGTAGCACGGGCTCCATGGTGCccctttttatttatttattaaaaTTGACATTTTAAAGTTTCAAAATATTCCGAACAAAAATCGTACATGTTGACAACTGTTAAGCTTCAtgaactagccacttgaaccaaaagtccgaactgatagaAAGAGCTAGGCAATCTATTAGGGTGCAGCTTTGAGAAGAGGGGGGAGAAGAGATaatttttagaataaattgtgaaagccaggatttgaactcgagacctggggctctgataccatgttaaacttcatgcactagccacttgaatcaaaagtccgaactgttGGAAAGGgttaggcaatctacttatacacgtcaacaccccctcttacgtgtgacgggaagacgagaagacaagtcaacacgtgtagagaggcaaagaggcagcgtCGGGACCACACGACAAGAGGCTGCGGGGaatttagaataaattgtgaaagctaggatttgaactcgagacctggggctctgataccatgttaagcttcatgcactagccacttgaaacaaaagtccgaactgatgaaaatggttaggcaatctacttatacacttcaacaaCAACGATGTATTCTATGGtcgtgcaaaatctcaatgtgaactactccctccgtctcagtttACTAATCTTCCCTGTATCCCTAGGTCGTcaatttaacctatataatttgaattatataatgcaaaaattatattattagaaaatagaacatctaaactttctaataatataatttttacaacatataactaatgctaacttgattAAATTTGCGACCTAGAGATACGCGTACGCCTAATAAACCGTGAGAGAGGGAGTATTTGTATTCTGGCATACACAAAAACGACAAATCTGAAGGTTTTCAAATTTCCCACTGttcactactccctccgatccgaaaTATAAGATGTTTAGGCTTTTTTCGACAACCCCTTAAAACAGCAAAAAGTACTAAAATACCCCTCTATCTTTCAGAAACGGTTCGAATTTGGATCTCCTCCCTATCGTCTCGACCCAGCAGGCCAGCACGGTGACTGGGGAGAGACAAACCAGCAGCCAATATAAGCTGATTCAACCAAAATATAatatttttctcttttcttttataATCACTCAACCAAACTGGTAACAAATCAACTTTACAGAAGCTAATGGAGATATTTGGAGACTGACTGGTGTGTACGGAGAATCACAGTCGGAGAGGAAGAAAGAAACGTGGAAAATGTTGCGTACTTTGGGATAACAACATCACAATGGAAGGCCATGCCTCTGTTTGGGAGATTTTAATGAGATACTTACTTCTGATGAAAAGTGTGGTGGGGCGACTCGACCCCAAACGTGTATGGATCAGTTTCGTGATGCTCTGGATAGTTGCGGTCTTGGTGATCTTGGATATGTAGGAGATAAGTTCACTTGGAGAAACAACTGTCGTAATGTTGATGGATATATTTGTGAAAGGTTGGACCGTGCTACAGCAAATAGTGAATGGTGTTTAAAATTTCCTAATTTCAGAGAGGAATCCAAGGCATTCTGATCATAGGCCGGTCATAGTAGAGACGGAAGTAGAGGAGAGAAGACCTCGGGTtgtgtcaagtttccgttttgaGGCGCGATGGGTTAGAGAGGAAGGCTGTGATGAAGTAATTGAGGCGGCATGGAGACGGGGATGTGAGGAAGGAAGTCATACACGACAAGTTATTAAAACGGTGGCTACTGACTTGACGAGATGGAGCAGAGATGTGGTAGGGGACTTGGAAAATCGCATAAAAAAACAAGAGATGAGTTGGAAACCTGCATGTTAGCATCGATCTCAAAGGAGAAAGTAGAGGAGGAAACAAGGCTTCGATGCCAGTTGGAACGTTTAGAGGAGATGAAGAACATTAAGTGGAGGCAACGTGCCAATGCATGGTGGCTGAAGGAAGGGGATCGGAACACACATTATTTTCACTCTTTTGCATCGGCTAGGAAAAAAAACAATCGTATCAAGAAGTTGAGAAGGGAGGATGGGATGGAGGTGGAGGAAGGGGGTGAACTAACAAATTATATTCTGTCTTATTTTCAGGATCTCTTCTCAGCACAAGGAGGTGATCGTATTGCTGAATTGCTAGCAGTAGTGCAGCCGTGTGTAACTCCAGTAATGAATGAATGTCTTGTAGCAGAGTTCACGGCTATGGAAGTGAAGGCAGCTCTTGATCATATTGGAGACCTTAAGGCACCAGGTCCAGATGGCATGCCTTCATTGTTTTATAAGAAATATTGGCATATTATGGGGGATACAATTGTGGAGGAGGTTTTGAATGTGTTGAATGGAGGAGATATGTCAGAGGGATGGAATGATATTTATGTTGTTCTTATACCAAAGGTAAAGGATCCATCAAGGATTAAAGATCTAAGGCCAATTAGTCTTTGCAACGTCCTTTACAAACTTGTTTCAAAGGTGCTTACAAATAGGCTAAAGATTATTTTTCCGGACATTATTTCTGATAATCAAAGTGCTTTTGTTCCCGGGACACTAATAACAGATAATATCTTGTTGGCGTATGAGGCGACGCATTTtctgaaaaataaaaagaaggggagAGAGAGAGTTATGTGGCTGTCAAGGCTGATATGAGTAAAGCTTATGACCGCGTGGAGTGGGAATTTTTGCGTCAAATGATGATGAAGATGGGTT
It includes:
- the LOC127295617 gene encoding uncharacterized protein: MRPGRRGGGGRTRAASSLARSKEQHVAEPASAQTLHRLDASLKGLCYTTEMEGSSNTVASLPSPHDTTDAPPLLDRCLSSSPIWKRRVFEWAITFYTIKDVGEYFRIFPDVGRPFQSKDEADKAIDRYLTERKNLTMGIGLSEVDKIIQKCRFFPDGTKKRLKAGQAIDKRRDTTYQLVQAVVYKYNDHHKLFGDSAYEVKDVLGEPPLWEEDNCRMYMHMNFTAKTKGRDDLFFAEVTYVSGDAALAVNCCCIVKSFDNGPCFACGTTMKHPSDGIAYSGARRNGSYCLPFGSGPVRVTWCPDEDSDEEVERLRSLFGGARATARVPLEA